The Drosophila sulfurigaster albostrigata strain 15112-1811.04 chromosome 3, ASM2355843v2, whole genome shotgun sequence genomic sequence CACACTCGCAGACGAAGTGCGCTTACATCGCTGCTAGCGGCGGAACtaaaaccgaaaccgaaactgaaaccaaaatagaaaccgaaactgaaactgaaacagaaacttGTGCTGATCACAAGCTCGGAAGCAgtgacacaacaacaataacaacaatagcaagaAGAATAACAGTTGCTTTGGGCCGCCTTATGACGACGTGATGAAAATGCTCGTGAGCATTTAAGTTGTCCAAATgtccaaaataaaatagacaaaaaaCTTCATCGCCCCTAAGAGAATACAAATCGTCAATAATGCATAATGATCATAGATACTGATACAGCGACAGCTAGAGATACAAATGTAggcacagatacagatacagacacagatgcagatacaaagAATACATATGCTtgagtataataataataatcgagAAACGGCATAtcgatttaaataataataattggccTTTTGCTAGCCATGGACAGTGTCGAACTGTTTAGAATTGTGAGCTATAAATAAACAGGTGCCACGGCTATTGGTCAATCATTTACTGCTTAAGAGCTCAAGGTGTAACATGGTGCGTGCTGTGATCTGTGATCTCCGATCTCCGATCTTTGATCCCTGTGTCACCTTTggatttttgtgtgttaactCTTTTTATTCTTCGTCTCTTACAGAACGCATTCCTTAGCCTCGTTTTGACCACTTGCATGCTGGCATTGGCTGCCGCCGATGTCTCGCATTTGCCGCTGGAGCTGCTCGAGGAGCACTCGGGTCAAGAGCACGGCTATGGCTATGACTACCCCAAGCCGGTGGTTCCCTTTGTGATTAccagcaccacaacaacaacaacgacgccTGCACCCACACCTGCACCCACTTATCTGCCACCTCCACCACCAACACCTGTGCCCACCTACTTGCCACCACCACCACGCACCACTACAACCACCACCACGACAACACCTGCACCCACACCTGCTCCTACTTACCTGCCTCCTCCACCACCAACAAccaccacgacaacaacaacaactccagctccaacacCCGCTCCCACTTATTTGCCTCCTCCACCACCCACCACAACCACCACCAGGAGAACCACAACCACCACGACAACACCTGCACCCACACCTGCTCCCACCTATCTGCCACCCATTGTTGTCGAAGAGGAACTGCCCGTGCATGGCTACAGCTATGAGGCACCCGCCGAACCCTTTATATTCTAAAGTGCACCCAAAAACCACTGTTGACCCATTCCGGAATGTTGTTTGTACCGTTTTTGCCTAGTCGTAAGTTTTATATAAGCTCGAGatatgttaaataaatcacatttgTTAGCCAATTGATAGCGATAATGTCCAAGTCAATCACCGCCAATTGTCCACCGAACGAACTCCCAAAACTGATTTCCAGCGTCTACATATTCATGAATCCAGTTTCGgatattgctattgctgtggcTCAATTAAGAGTCAACATCGTTTTAATTGTTGTGATGTGGAGCGCTTGCTACCaaacagaaaacacacacGCCGATAATTGGCTCCAGCTTCAAGTTCATGAAAACCAAGAAAAGTGTGAAGAAAACCACcaacaaaatcaaagaaatgaaaacaacaacaagcactaACAAAGCATAAGCAAATTATGCGTTGGCCTTTTGTCTAACCGAAAACCccgaaaaaaaccaaaacaaacctTAATTATTTCCCAAAAACTTTGAACTGGAGTCGATGGAGTTTGATGCTTAGGGCAATCTGAGGTGCAATATTGCCTCGGATGTCAGCGTATAAAAGCCAAAACGTCAACGATCTTGGCATTACTTCCATCTGTcggcaaacagcagcagcatctcaTCTCTGCATCTCATTCCGCATCAAAATGGTAGCTACGAAAGTATTCATATATCAATAGCAGGGATAACATCCTAATTTTCTTCCAGAAACTCTTCTGTGTCCTGTTGGTCgtggtggctgtggctgccacagcaCGTGCCGATGTCTCTCATCTGTATGGAGGGGACTCGCATCATCATCCCCATGACTCGCACCACCATCATGAGGATCCGCATTCGCACCACCATCACGAGGATCCTCACTCCCATCATCATGATGCGCACTCTGGTCACCCTTCTCATTCCTCGCACTCTTCGCACTCGTCCCACTCGTCGGAACCTCATCGCGGCGCGGGACTGCATCTGGATCTGAACTTCGGCCTCTTCCGTCAGCATCAACCCGATGGCTACAGTTATTCAGCCCCAGCTCCACCTCCACCACCAAGGCCGGAATATCTGCCACCTCCGGTCAAGCCCAGCAGCACTTATTTGCCAGCAGCTAAGCCTGCTTCGAAGTATCTGCCACCCAAGGTAGCACCCACTttgccaccaccgccaccaccTCCAGTGCGTCAGCCCAAGCCCGAGTACCTGCCTCCTCCACAGAAGCCACGCACCAAATACCTGCCTCCTGCTCAGCCGGAGACAAAGTATTTGCCGCCCGCTCAACCCGAGAAAACTTATCTGCCCGCTGCTGCGCCACCCAAGAAGTACTTGCCACCCAAGATTCCACCAAGTCTGCccccaccaccaccaccaccagcaccCAAGGCCACCTACTTGCCACCATCTGAGCCCAAGGCCACCTACTTGCCTCCTGCCGAGCCCAAGCCCACCTATTTGCCCCCTGCAGAGCCTAAGCCCCATTACTTGCCTCCAACCGAGCCAAAGGCCAACTACCtgccacctccacctccaccaccGCAGCCAGAGTCCAAGTATCTGCCACCCGCTCAATCGGAGGCTCGTCTGGCAGCACCCGAAATTGACTTCCATATTCCAATTCCCTCATACGCGCTGCCTTTGAGTGGTTCCTCGAATGTGCCACTGCCCGGAAGCTCGGGCTATCAATACAGCCAGCCACAGCGTCGCTTCAAGTTCTAAATCAATCtcaagtatatttaaatattcaacatacactcacacaccacATTCAAATTGCATCTATTTAAGTTTTGCGAATAAAAGCGTcatatcaaaattcaaaagaaatttcaattaatatgcCACATTTATTATTCCGGCTACTTCATAAACAGAAAGTTGAATTGTCTCAGACTCCAAAATAATAAGCAGAAATTCATTCACAATACTTTGAAGATCAATCCTAAGCGAGTGTGGCTAATTTGATATCAAGTTTCCATTGAATTTCACCAATCGCCGTCAGCAATCGGCGTCACCTTGAAACGAACTGCGCGAATGCATCTTACGACAGAAAGCTTTGTAAGTTTGGCAGACAAAGCCACAGACGGGGGCCATTAAAACCAATTAGTTGTTGTCTTAGCCCAGACAGAGCTATATGGCTCAAATATCTCTGGCTCTGGCTTTAACATAGATACTAGTTAAAGATTTAGCCCAATGGgcaacaaaactaaacaaaacaaaagcagccaaTCAACCCCGCACTCAAAGCACGCGCTCATCAACACTTGCAACGTTAACGCACCTCTTAACTCATTTTCGTATGGTTATAATTATTGcattgtttgtgtgtattgtaGGAATACAAATAGATGATGAATGATGTTTTGCCGGGTTGTAGCATATTGATTACAGATTGAATcgcttacaaaaaaaacaattaaatacaatcGTTAATTGACAATTGCAGCCGGCaggcagcagtagcaacagcaacaacttgagAGATCGTTGCCTTTTGTTGACCTCTTTCAGTGCCGgagatgaaattaaatgaggCGATattgagatgagatgagataGATCGATCGTGCAGAGGCCaatcgatttatttattgtgtttggCTTGTGCGGTTAATATCTCAACCCAAAAGTAGTGCAGCTTCAAATACTAgtttttaatcaataaaaagccaaaatctattttaaagACTCATTTTAAAAGGGGAGGCGTTTATGGCCGTTAgctaaacagcaacagctatgTTCGTCTGACACTGATTGACTACAATATACCCGCACTCGATGTGTGCAGACGAGAGAACAATAGCACGCTCTTTCCTGTTTAGAGCTGTGAACGGAGCTCCGCTTCATGCGGAGagctaaaacaaaaagctaCGCATAAGGCGATTGGAAATTAATAGAATTAATAGtagaatttaaaatgcgaATAACGGCTGCCTAGGGGTAAGCTGACAGCTATCTCAGTTGACGTCGCCGCTgccgtcgtcgacgtcgtcgacgtcgtcgcagtcgctgccgaTGTCCGCGTCGGCGGTTGGTTTTACCACAAATCAGACAATCCGACAATCAAACTCAGAGTCCGCTCTATTGCGCGCTCGATTCTCGCTCGTTGTATAAATAAAGAAGCACTTGTTGGAAACTGTATCATTTGAGAGCAGACGTCGACGCATCGAGAACGTTTGGATACCGCTCATTCTCAGTTCCTGTTGCCATATCAATTCCTTCAAAATGGTTAGTCAGTGAATTTCCTATTTTCTAACGGTTtattaattctattttaaattatctCTTGCAGAAAGTCCTTGTTCTTGCTCTGTGCAGCCTGGCCCTAGTGGCTGCCGATGTCTCGCATTTGTTTGGCAACGATCACgaccatcatcatcaccatcatcatgaGGAGCACCCTGGCTACAACTATGATCCTCCACAAATTCCCTTCGAGCTGCCAACGCCTGCTTCAGTCTACTTGCCCGCCAAGGTCGAACCTGTCTATCTGCCTCCCGCACCACCAAAGCCAGCTTATCTGCCTCCTGCACCTCCCAAGCCTGTTTATCTGCCTCCTGCCCAGCCCAAGCCAGTGTACGTTGCTCCCGTTGTGGAGGAAGTCGCTTCGCTGCCCATTGAGGAGCCCGAGATCAATTACTTGCCCCCAGCACCCATTGTGCCTGTGGTGCCCACCTACAAGATTCCCATTCCATCGTACGCTGAACCCTTGGAGCCCGTGAACTCGTATCTGCCACCTCAAGAGATTGTGGAGCCGCACAGCGATGATGGCTATCATTATGATGTGCCATCGAAACCGTTCTTCTACTAAGCTTTGAGTTAATtagccatttgccatttgcctaTCGATATCAcgtgtatatacttatatgtactttgtattatttgtgtatttgctgagttatttatttttaaccaTGTTCGTACgcactaaaaaatatataaatgtgagATAAACCTCACGCTTAATGCTACATCCTGctagtaatttttttttgtagcttttCAACTTGAAGAGAATCCTCATTGAGACTTGAGAGTCAAGTGCCACGACAACATAATTAAGAGACTCGCTGAACGAGTCGTCAAACAAACGAATGGTTATAATACTCAAACACTCGAACAGTTTCATTCATGGACAAGTGATCGCCATGTGGGCATTTGCccgaaattgaattgaacacCCACAATAGCCAAAGATCACACAGATCAGATCGCTCAGACCGATCGTGAGTGTTGTGACTGAGTTATGCGGTCTAACCATAATACTACGTATATCGTATTCTTTTGGCGAATTCCGTATTGATTTATTGTACCGATTGCTCATTTGTTAATTCGTATgagtaattgaatttaagccGTTCCAAATTATTGGCTTAGCTCGTAAATGAGCGTCAAATTTATGGTAGACGACTGTTCATAATATTTATGGCACTCACTTGATCGCAATCACAGTTAactgtcattgttgttgttggcggaGTACAAAAGGTGTGAAGATGAGACATCACCCACGCAACTACGTGAAAGTGAAACCAACAGGAAATAATAAATGGCTTCTATCTCTTTATTTGGAAATTCCTTCGGCACTCAGTTGCGTATGTTTAGTTtcgttcttttatttttttggagtGTGTAC encodes the following:
- the LOC133845674 gene encoding salivary glue protein Sgs-3, translating into MNAFLSLVLTTCMLALAAADVSHLPLELLEEHSGQEHGYGYDYPKPVVPFVITSTTTTTTTPAPTPAPTYLPPPPPTPVPTYLPPPPRTTTTTTTTTPAPTPAPTYLPPPPPTTTTTTTTTPAPTPAPTYLPPPPPTTTTTRRTTTTTTTPAPTPAPTYLPPIVVEEELPVHGYSYEAPAEPFIF
- the LOC133845673 gene encoding uncharacterized protein LOC133845673 is translated as MSAYKSQNVNDLGITSICRQTAAASHLCISFRIKMKLFCVLLVVVAVAATARADVSHLYGGDSHHHPHDSHHHHEDPHSHHHHEDPHSHHHDAHSGHPSHSSHSSHSSHSSEPHRGAGLHLDLNFGLFRQHQPDGYSYSAPAPPPPPRPEYLPPPVKPSSTYLPAAKPASKYLPPKVAPTLPPPPPPPVRQPKPEYLPPPQKPRTKYLPPAQPETKYLPPAQPEKTYLPAAAPPKKYLPPKIPPSLPPPPPPPAPKATYLPPSEPKATYLPPAEPKPTYLPPAEPKPHYLPPTEPKANYLPPPPPPPQPESKYLPPAQSEARLAAPEIDFHIPIPSYALPLSGSSNVPLPGSSGYQYSQPQRRFKF
- the LOC133842770 gene encoding uncharacterized protein LOC133842770, which encodes MKVLVLALCSLALVAADVSHLFGNDHDHHHHHHHEEHPGYNYDPPQIPFELPTPASVYLPAKVEPVYLPPAPPKPAYLPPAPPKPVYLPPAQPKPVYVAPVVEEVASLPIEEPEINYLPPAPIVPVVPTYKIPIPSYAEPLEPVNSYLPPQEIVEPHSDDGYHYDVPSKPFFY